One region of Daphnia pulicaria isolate SC F1-1A chromosome 7, SC_F0-13Bv2, whole genome shotgun sequence genomic DNA includes:
- the LOC124350677 gene encoding platelet-activating factor acetylhydrolase-like → MELPHSYRGKRHVPVPSGRFVVGCTDLMIGGPTKEDGCFLRIFYPTKLTDTYANSNDWATWMPHRKYKEGYAIVRGLTSFIGKRVISWVFGKPYIPVVVDGEPSNEPPFPVIVFSHGIKSCRTVYSIFCSDISSHGFIVAAIEHRDRSACMSYTLEREQSIRGGGLVERWIPYRPLPFERNDMPSRREQLEIRTRECTQTLDLLARLNDGVQVQHLLHSTMDLVIFKGLMDLSSPIIAGHSFGSTTLLRTLAADKRYKIGLAMDAWMWPLKDEPELAESIEQPILFINSANFQTRFSLEIMKRFTADADKRHVVTIKGSIHDSQSDVPCLLPKFIRRFEYPSAIDPLLATQLSNRITLLYLRRQLAGYPADDELSNLVEKSADLLLEGIP, encoded by the exons ATGGAATTACCCCATTCGTACCGCGGGAAGAGACACGTACCGGTTCCTTCTG GGAGATTTGTCGTCGGCTGCACCGACCTAATGATTGGTGGACCAACCAAAGAAGATGGTTGCTTCCTGCGCATTTTCTATCCCACAAAGCTCACAGATACTTAT GCAAATTCAAATGACTGGGCAACTTGGATGCCCCACCGAAAGTACAAAGAGGGTTACGCAATCGTCCGAGGGTTGACGTCATTCATAGGCAAACGCGTGATTTCTTGGGTGTTTG GGAAGCCATACATCCCCGTCGTGGTGGATGGAGAACCTTCGAACGAGCCTCCATTCCCGGTGATTGTCTTTTCTCACGGGATCAAATCCTGCCGAACCGTCTACTCCATTTTCTGCTCCGACATATCTTCCCATGGGTTTATAGTGGCGGCCATCGAGCACAG ggaCAGATCGGCCTGCATGAGTTACACATTGGAAAGAGAACAAAGTATTAGAGGAGGAGGTTTAGTCGAGCGCTGGATCCCTTACAGGCCGCTGCCATTCGAACGCAACGACATGCCCAGTCGTCGGGAACAATTGGAAATTCGTACTCGCGAATGTACTCAGACTCTCGATTTACTTGCCAGACTCAACGACGGAGTTCAAGTCCAACATTTGTTACATTCCACAATGGATCTGGTGATCTTTAAG GGTCTGATGGATCTGAGCTCGCCCATCATTGCGGGACATTCGTTCGGCTCCACGACGCTCCTACGCACATTGGCCGCCGACAAACGCTACAA AATCGGATTGGCTATGGACGCCTGGATGTGGCCGCTCAAAGACGAGCCGGAATTGGCGGAGTCGATCGAGCAACCGATTTTGTTCATCAATTCGGCAAACTTTCAAACTCGTTTCAGTTTGGAAATCATGAAGCGATTCACGGCCGACGCCGACAAGCGTCACGTCGTCACCATCAA AGGCAGCATCCACGACAGTCAAAGTGACGTGCCCTGTTTATTGCCAAAGTTCATTCGTCGCTTTGAATATCCGTCGGCCATCGATCCCCTGTTGGCTACACAATTAAGCAATCGCATCACTTTGCTGTACTTGCGCAGACAGTTGG CAGGCTATCCGGCGGATGATGAACTTTCAAACCTGGTGGAAAAGAGCGCCGATTTGCTCCTGGAAGGAATTCCCTAG
- the LOC124350674 gene encoding platelet-activating factor acetylhydrolase-like, producing the protein MELPHCYQGKTHVPAPSGKYVVGCTDIITGPDSQNGCLFRMFYPTKLNDIYENSSSWAKYLPHDKYVEGYATAGGFKIHFVGKKIISWSFGNAYIPAVEDAEPSDEQLFPVIVFSHGLKACRTSYSSFCSDISSHGFIVAAIEHRDGSACVSYTLEKGPNSQESPAVKWIPYNPVPFETDEMPFRHEQLEIRTRECSQTLELLSKLNEGSEIEHILQPTMDLAKFKGVMELSSPTIAGHSFGSTTVLRTLNADKRFKIGLAMDAWMWPLRDEPELAKSVEQPLLFINSEAFQTAANLETMKRFTVDADHTERRVVTLKGSVHYSQNDVPSLLPWYIRRFTYNSIIDPLLALQLNHRMTLLYLRKHLGHPAEEKEEFSELMGQHADVICEGIP; encoded by the exons ATGGAATTACCGCATTGCTACCAAGGGAAAACACACGTGCCGGCTCCGTCTG ggaaatatgtCGTTGGCTGTACCGACATTATTACCGGACCCGATTCCCAGAACGGCTGCCTCTTTCGCATGTTCTACCCGACTAAACTGAACGATATTTAT gaaaattctTCGAGTTGGGCGAAATACCTGCCGCACGATAAATACGTCGAGGGTTACGCAACAGCTGGCGGATTCAAAATCCATTTCGTCGGCAAAAAGATCATATCGTGGAGCTTTG GAAATGCCTACATCCCCGCGGTGGAAGACGCCGAGCCCTCCGATGAACAACTTTTTCCCGTGATTGTATTTTCACATGGCCTCAAGGCCTGTCGAACGAGCTACTCGTCTTTCTGCTCCGACATCTCATCCCATGGGTTTATAGTGGCAGCTATCGAACACAG ggaCGGATCGGCCTGCGTGAGCTACACCCTGGAAAAAGGACCAAATAGTCAAGAAAGTCCAGCAGTCAAATGGATTCCCTACAATCCCGTGCCATTTGAAACGGATGAAATGCCTTTTAGACACGAACAATTGGAAATTCGTACTCGGGAATGCAGTCAAACTCTTGAATTACTGTCCAAACTCAACGAGGGATCCGAAATAGAACACATTCTGCAACCGACGATGGATCTCGCAAAGTTCAAG GGCGTGATGGAATTGAGCTCGCCAACGATTGCGGGCCATTCGTTCGGATCGACAACCGTTTTACGGACATTAAACGCTGACAAACGCTTCAA GATCGGATTGGCCATGGATGCCTGGATGTGGCCGCTTAGAGACGAGCCGGAATTGGCCAAGAGCGTGGAACAACCACTTTTGTTCATCAATTCGGAAGCTTTTCAGACGGCCGCCAATCTGGAAACGATGAAGCGATTCACGGTCGATGCGGATCACACTGAGCGGCGCGTCGTTACTTTGAA AGGTAGCGTTCACTACAGCCAGAACGACGTGCCGTCTTTATTGCCTTGGTATATCCGCCGCTTTACATACAATTCCATCATCGATCCTCTGCTGGCCCTGCAGCTCAACCACCGCATGACGCTGCTCTACCTGCGCAAGCATTTGG GACATCCGgcggaggagaaggaggaatTTTCAGAATTAATGGGACAACACGCCGATGTGATCTGCGAGGGAATTCCCTAG